One stretch of Acidobacteriota bacterium DNA includes these proteins:
- a CDS encoding non-ribosomal peptide synthetase — MTLETTEHHPMAGDEAETEGLPTGELLHGFFEQRAVAQGPAPALLTLRGPVTYGQVEESSRRIAGTLQSLGVGAEVPVGLFAHRGPAMLGGLLGILRAGGAYLPLDPTFPDQRLSYMLEDALGGAAPVVVCSAALRQRLEEMVPTARVVVLEEVLEAEEEAPGLTPPQLSADNLAYVLYTSGSTGRPKGVQISHGAAVAFLRSIAQRLELTAEDTLLAVTTLAFDISVLEIFLPLAVGGRLVIADHETAWGGRQLQQALAMSRATVLQATPATWNLLTHSGWPGNEDLRMWCGGEALPQELAAALLRRSGGLWNLYGPTEATVWSTVQKIENADDPISIGHPIPGTRVYLLDAEGRPVADGETGEVYLAGPSLSRGYRGRPSLTAERFLPDGSGDGEPGGRIYRVGDLARCGDGGELYFAGRVDHQVKVRGFRIELGEIEAALRAHPAIDQSVIKVWQPQGGQPVLVAYVTLAGEERPEVVALRESLQERLPAYMVPGMFLFLEEMPLTPNLKIDRNALPEPAGASRARAERVEPRTDTERVVAEIFAKVLDIEDVGALDDFFDLGGHSFFAIHVMTHLRQRKGIDLPLAVLFQASTVEALAALVDERSADPASLHLALLAGRPDHGGRPFFCVHGIGGNVFLFMELARHLGDDRPFYGVQGWADLDDVDYLGSAQTMAARYVDVLRRVQPEGPYTLGGYSVGASVAFEICRLLVEQGESVDRLVILDTDATPPDHPIDMKKVSFEGGMAQELGIPIEPEKLFSLPPQERLGYVVETGVETGVLPAGFTVADAMRYLRVFQLTLNASLAYRPEPLDVPVTLMRADDSPRDQDDLSCGWGEVTSLPVQVFKMPGDQNTMMREPHVVTVAERLHAVLNELDPVDSPEGR, encoded by the coding sequence ATGACGCTTGAGACCACTGAACACCACCCTATGGCGGGCGATGAGGCCGAAACCGAAGGGTTGCCCACCGGCGAGTTGCTGCACGGCTTCTTCGAACAGCGCGCCGTGGCCCAGGGGCCGGCGCCGGCTCTGCTGACTCTGCGCGGCCCCGTCACCTACGGGCAGGTGGAGGAGTCCTCCCGACGCATCGCCGGCACGCTCCAGTCCTTGGGCGTCGGTGCCGAGGTTCCGGTGGGGCTCTTCGCCCACCGCGGCCCGGCGATGCTCGGTGGCTTGCTGGGGATTTTGCGCGCCGGCGGCGCCTACCTGCCGCTGGATCCCACCTTTCCGGATCAGCGCCTGAGCTACATGTTGGAGGACGCCCTGGGCGGCGCTGCGCCGGTGGTGGTGTGCAGCGCTGCTCTGCGCCAGCGGTTGGAGGAGATGGTGCCGACGGCGCGGGTAGTGGTTTTGGAGGAGGTTCTCGAGGCTGAGGAGGAGGCGCCGGGGCTCACCCCGCCGCAGCTCTCCGCCGACAACCTGGCCTACGTGCTCTACACCTCTGGATCCACCGGTCGCCCCAAGGGAGTGCAGATCTCCCATGGCGCCGCCGTCGCCTTCCTGCGCTCCATCGCCCAGCGCCTGGAGCTCACCGCCGAGGACACGCTGCTGGCGGTGACCACCTTGGCTTTCGACATTTCGGTGTTGGAGATCTTCCTGCCCCTGGCGGTGGGCGGGCGATTGGTCATCGCCGATCACGAGACCGCCTGGGGCGGTCGCCAGCTGCAGCAGGCTCTGGCCATGAGCCGTGCGACGGTGCTGCAGGCGACGCCGGCGACGTGGAATCTGCTCACTCACAGCGGCTGGCCCGGCAACGAGGACCTGCGCATGTGGTGCGGCGGCGAGGCTTTGCCGCAGGAGCTGGCGGCGGCGCTGCTGCGGCGTAGCGGTGGGCTGTGGAATCTCTACGGCCCGACGGAGGCCACGGTGTGGTCGACGGTGCAGAAGATCGAGAACGCCGACGATCCCATCTCCATCGGTCATCCCATCCCCGGCACTCGGGTCTATCTGCTCGACGCCGAGGGCCGGCCGGTGGCGGACGGCGAAACCGGGGAGGTCTACCTCGCCGGCCCCAGCCTCTCCCGCGGCTATCGCGGCCGCCCGTCCCTCACCGCGGAGCGCTTCCTCCCCGACGGCTCCGGCGACGGCGAGCCCGGCGGCCGGATCTACCGCGTCGGCGACCTGGCGCGGTGCGGCGACGGTGGCGAGTTGTACTTCGCAGGGCGGGTGGATCACCAGGTCAAGGTGCGGGGTTTCCGCATCGAGCTGGGGGAGATCGAGGCGGCCCTGCGCGCTCATCCGGCCATCGACCAGTCGGTGATCAAGGTGTGGCAGCCGCAGGGTGGTCAGCCGGTGCTGGTGGCCTACGTCACCCTGGCGGGGGAAGAGCGTCCGGAGGTGGTGGCCCTGCGGGAGAGCCTGCAGGAGCGTCTTCCGGCCTACATGGTTCCCGGAATGTTCCTCTTCCTCGAGGAGATGCCCCTGACCCCCAATCTCAAGATCGACCGCAACGCCCTGCCCGAGCCCGCCGGCGCCAGCCGCGCCCGGGCCGAGCGGGTGGAGCCGCGCACCGACACGGAGCGGGTGGTGGCGGAGATCTTCGCCAAGGTGCTGGACATCGAGGACGTCGGCGCGCTGGACGACTTCTTCGACCTCGGCGGCCACTCCTTCTTCGCCATCCACGTCATGACCCATCTGCGCCAGCGCAAGGGCATCGACCTGCCGCTGGCGGTGCTCTTCCAGGCTTCGACGGTGGAGGCTCTGGCGGCCCTGGTGGACGAGCGCTCGGCGGATCCGGCGAGCCTGCACCTGGCGCTGCTGGCGGGTCGCCCCGATCATGGCGGCCGACCCTTCTTTTGCGTCCACGGCATCGGCGGCAATGTCTTCCTGTTCATGGAGCTGGCCCGTCACCTGGGGGATGATCGTCCCTTCTACGGAGTCCAGGGCTGGGCCGATCTGGACGACGTCGACTACCTGGGCAGCGCCCAGACCATGGCGGCGAGATACGTCGACGTGCTGCGCCGGGTGCAGCCCGAGGGGCCCTACACCTTGGGCGGCTACTCGGTGGGGGCGTCGGTGGCCTTCGAGATCTGCCGCTTGTTGGTGGAGCAGGGAGAGTCCGTCGACCGCTTGGTGATTCTGGACACCGACGCGACGCCGCCGGACCATCCCATCGATATGAAGAAGGTGAGCTTCGAGGGCGGCATGGCGCAGGAGTTGGGCATTCCCATCGAGCCCGAGAAGCTCTTCTCCCTGCCGCCGCAAGAACGCCTGGGCTACGTGGTGGAGACCGGCGTCGAGACCGGCGTGCTGCCGGCGGGTTTCACCGTCGCCGACGCCATGCGCTATCTGCGCGTCTTCCAGCTCACCCTCAACGCCTCCCTGGCCTACCGGCCCGAGCCCCTGGACGTTCCCGTCACCCTGATGCGGGCGGACGATTCACCGCGGGATCAGGATGACCTCAGCTGCGGTTGGGGCGAGGTCACCTCGCTGCCGGTGCAGGTCTTCAAGATGCCCGGGGACCAGAACACCATGATGCGCGAGCCCCACGTGGTAACGGTGGCGGAGCGGCTCCATGCGGTGCTGAACGAGCTCGATCCGGTGGATTCTCCGGAGGGCCGGTGA
- a CDS encoding MFS transporter: MKRFLALVFGQTVSQLGSGLTSFALGVWIFESSGSATRFALVAFFSMVPQLVMMPLAGNLADRWSRKGTMILGDSLAGLLTLVLLLVFYFDLQAYWIIYLVVAISAASSSIQQLGFQASVALFVPREQLGRANGAVQLGRSMSLLLAPLAAGYLLGILGVDGILFLDLITMILAVLTVVFVPFPALREAAAPEELGEEAAATAADAEAADGVAGAPGPAGAAAQSPPKLGAFAEGWAYLRQRPGLLGLLATFAGVNFCLGSVEALLTPLVLSLADEKALGSVLFFAGLGMLTGGLTLSVWGGPRRRVRGILILVALEGLVLVLCGVQAEIIFVSVAAFCFMVLTPMVAGTSQALWQSKVEVEKQGRVFAVRQMLAMAAMPLAFLTAGPLADYVFEPAMEPGGWLAASVGGLIGTGPGRGIGFYFVLLGGLLAVLAVISYANPMIRRLEEDLPDQV; the protein is encoded by the coding sequence GTGAAGCGCTTTCTGGCCCTGGTCTTTGGGCAGACCGTCTCCCAGCTCGGTTCCGGCTTGACCTCCTTCGCCCTCGGGGTGTGGATCTTCGAGAGCAGCGGGTCTGCCACCCGCTTCGCCCTGGTGGCCTTCTTTTCCATGGTGCCGCAGCTGGTGATGATGCCGCTGGCGGGGAATCTGGCGGACCGCTGGAGCCGCAAGGGGACGATGATCCTCGGCGACAGCCTCGCCGGTTTGCTCACCCTGGTGTTGCTGCTGGTCTTCTATTTCGATCTCCAGGCCTATTGGATCATCTACCTGGTGGTGGCCATCTCCGCGGCCTCGAGCTCCATCCAGCAGCTCGGATTCCAGGCCTCCGTGGCGCTTTTCGTGCCCCGGGAGCAGCTGGGACGGGCCAACGGCGCGGTGCAGCTGGGGCGGTCCATGAGCCTGCTGCTGGCGCCCCTGGCGGCGGGCTACCTGCTCGGCATCCTGGGCGTCGACGGCATCCTCTTCCTCGATCTGATCACCATGATCCTGGCGGTGCTGACGGTGGTCTTCGTGCCCTTCCCCGCGCTGCGGGAAGCGGCGGCGCCGGAAGAGCTCGGCGAGGAGGCCGCAGCGACGGCGGCGGATGCCGAAGCGGCGGACGGGGTCGCCGGTGCGCCGGGCCCGGCGGGGGCTGCCGCCCAATCACCTCCGAAGCTGGGGGCCTTCGCCGAGGGCTGGGCCTATCTGCGCCAGCGCCCGGGCCTGCTGGGCCTGCTGGCGACCTTCGCCGGGGTCAACTTCTGTCTCGGCTCGGTGGAGGCCTTGCTGACGCCCTTGGTGCTCTCCCTGGCGGACGAGAAGGCCCTCGGCAGCGTGCTCTTCTTCGCCGGATTGGGAATGCTCACCGGCGGCTTGACCCTCAGCGTCTGGGGCGGCCCGCGGCGGCGGGTCCGGGGCATCCTCATTCTGGTGGCGCTGGAGGGGCTGGTGCTGGTGCTCTGCGGCGTCCAGGCGGAGATCATTTTCGTCTCCGTGGCGGCCTTCTGCTTCATGGTCCTCACCCCCATGGTGGCGGGCACCAGCCAGGCGCTGTGGCAGAGCAAGGTGGAGGTGGAGAAGCAGGGCCGCGTCTTCGCGGTACGCCAGATGCTCGCCATGGCCGCCATGCCCCTGGCCTTTCTCACCGCCGGCCCGCTGGCGGACTATGTCTTCGAGCCGGCCATGGAACCCGGTGGCTGGCTGGCGGCGTCGGTGGGTGGCCTCATCGGCACCGGCCCGGGGCGCGGCATCGGCTTCTATTTCGTGCTGCTGGGAGGATTGCTGGCGGTGCTGGCGGTGATCTCCTACGCCAACCCCATGATCCGGCGACTGGAGGAGGATCTACCGGACCAGGTGTGA
- a CDS encoding type 2 lanthipeptide synthetase LanM family protein, with protein MTSSDSNPAPDSAASPWPAATPLRHRLQQLRELLPNSWRERSDNRLGERRVELWRRQPPFDRDDVFERRLVTDGLQADSFRDLLGLPAEALSELLPEPEWADALETAFAHPSPPPPGCSWAALLESHPSAEARSLLGWLEPLVNPALRSLHRLSLDLAESSAARSGDPVPWDPETVVPLLAGALPGRLAPKVQRTLILELNIARMEGRLEGETPGERFQSFVHHLQEPAYGLALLAEYPSLARLLSVLVEQWREASEELLTRLAADWPALRERWAAAPESGETENGEPRLESVDTGAGDPHRGGRSVALLSFRDGFRLVYKPRSTAVDQRFAELLEWLAQRGLEPALEAVDTLDRGSHGWSAFVTPGPCRTPAEARRFFQRQGSFLALLHALEATDFHYQNLIADGEHPRLVDLEALLHPRQRQVEAGTPMALMTDSVLRVGLLPQRLWQRHDAGEGEEAGGSGGGSGASGPDTKAPDAKNPDARAPDISGLDVSGLSSQAGQHDPHAAPVAEGLGTDQARVVRRRNVITAGHHRARLGEDELSPVTYREDLLDGFSRTYRLLLEHRAELLADDGPLAAFAEVELRAILRPTRVYALIQGESYHPGALGEASIRDRLFDRLWLEAVERPDLDAVIPAEQEALHRGDIPFFSTRPDSRDLAGEGHVFEDHFQTSGLDAARRKIEGLSEADLERQQWFIEMSLSTVTEGVEEIARAAPSEVGDDAGLPDGPPAQEELMATVEQLAERIRRLALRSQDTLGSNGGDGATWLGVRTGADNSLFLAELSADLQHGLAGIALFLAQLGSLRDDAELHDLARRAWRSAREQIQEGVESADGTAEPPREPMPDPMPRIGGFLGWGSLIYTAVRLASLWPEDEDPLLEFAEGLVPEILRRLLRDRDRDLLGGAAGAVVALLRLYERQLQRQQPTATLEAAIACAEKLLADAQPQHPSSGGVGWPGVAGDQPITGFSHGTAGIAWALLQLARVLRQEPGEHEALIARLEETAAQALAFERRAFRAGEDGTGSATGRWLDLRFYDLDGNVRPGQDPPPLFPAWCHGGAGIGLSRLAFLAASEQDGSAFASPEEQGRLVEEIEEAAAAIAATGFGQNQGLCHGDLGNLEILRRLATALEDDELLQRHDRLAAAILRQGTTHGWRCGTALGVETPSLMNGLAGIGYGLLRLAYPQRVPSVLTLEV; from the coding sequence TTGACCTCCTCCGACTCAAACCCCGCTCCCGACTCCGCCGCCAGCCCGTGGCCCGCAGCAACACCTCTGCGGCATCGGCTGCAACAGCTCCGAGAGCTCCTGCCCAACAGCTGGCGGGAGCGTTCCGACAATAGGTTGGGGGAGCGACGGGTGGAGCTGTGGCGTCGACAGCCCCCCTTCGACCGTGACGACGTCTTCGAGCGCCGCCTGGTGACGGATGGACTGCAGGCAGACTCATTCCGGGATCTGCTGGGACTACCGGCGGAAGCCTTGTCGGAGCTGCTGCCGGAGCCCGAATGGGCCGACGCCCTCGAGACCGCCTTCGCGCATCCTTCGCCGCCGCCCCCGGGCTGCTCCTGGGCGGCGCTGCTGGAGAGCCATCCCAGCGCCGAGGCTCGCTCCCTGCTGGGCTGGCTCGAGCCCTTGGTGAACCCGGCCCTGCGCTCCCTCCACCGGCTGAGCCTCGATCTTGCCGAAAGCTCAGCCGCGAGGTCAGGAGATCCTGTGCCCTGGGACCCCGAGACGGTGGTCCCACTCCTCGCCGGAGCGCTCCCCGGCCGGCTGGCCCCGAAGGTCCAGCGCACGCTGATCCTGGAGCTCAACATCGCGCGCATGGAGGGCCGGTTGGAGGGCGAGACCCCTGGTGAACGGTTCCAATCCTTCGTCCATCACCTCCAAGAACCCGCCTACGGCCTCGCCCTCCTCGCCGAGTATCCTTCCCTGGCGCGGCTTCTCAGCGTGTTGGTGGAACAGTGGCGGGAGGCCTCGGAAGAGCTGCTCACCCGGCTGGCGGCGGACTGGCCGGCGCTGCGGGAGCGCTGGGCCGCGGCGCCGGAAAGCGGCGAGACCGAGAACGGTGAGCCGCGGCTGGAATCCGTTGACACCGGCGCCGGCGATCCCCACCGCGGGGGCCGGAGCGTAGCGCTCCTGAGCTTCCGTGACGGTTTTCGGCTGGTCTACAAGCCGCGATCGACGGCGGTGGATCAACGCTTCGCCGAGCTATTGGAGTGGCTGGCGCAACGGGGCCTGGAGCCGGCACTGGAGGCCGTCGACACTCTCGACCGAGGCTCCCACGGTTGGTCCGCCTTCGTTACTCCAGGGCCGTGCCGGACGCCGGCCGAGGCCCGGCGTTTCTTCCAGCGCCAGGGTAGCTTCCTCGCTCTCCTCCACGCCCTGGAGGCAACCGACTTCCACTATCAAAACCTCATCGCCGACGGCGAGCACCCCCGCCTGGTGGACCTGGAAGCCCTCCTCCACCCGCGGCAGCGCCAGGTGGAGGCCGGAACGCCCATGGCGCTGATGACGGATTCGGTGTTGCGGGTGGGCCTGCTGCCCCAGCGGCTGTGGCAGCGCCACGACGCAGGAGAAGGTGAGGAGGCAGGAGGTTCCGGCGGCGGCTCGGGAGCCAGCGGCCCCGATACCAAGGCCCCCGACGCCAAGAACCCCGATGCCAGGGCTCCCGATATCAGCGGCCTCGACGTCAGCGGCCTGTCCAGCCAAGCCGGCCAGCACGACCCCCATGCGGCGCCGGTGGCGGAAGGTCTGGGCACCGACCAAGCGCGGGTGGTTCGGCGGCGGAATGTCATCACGGCCGGCCATCATCGAGCTCGGCTGGGAGAGGACGAGCTTTCCCCGGTGACGTATCGGGAAGACCTCCTGGATGGCTTCTCCCGAACCTATCGGCTGCTCCTCGAGCATCGCGCCGAGCTCCTCGCCGACGACGGGCCGCTGGCGGCCTTTGCAGAGGTCGAGCTCCGGGCCATCCTGCGCCCCACCCGGGTCTACGCCCTGATTCAAGGGGAGAGCTATCACCCTGGCGCTCTAGGGGAAGCCTCCATCCGCGACCGCCTTTTCGATCGACTGTGGCTGGAAGCGGTGGAGCGCCCCGACCTGGATGCGGTGATCCCCGCCGAGCAGGAGGCCCTGCACCGGGGGGACATCCCGTTCTTCAGCACCCGACCCGATTCCCGGGATCTGGCAGGGGAGGGCCACGTCTTCGAAGACCATTTCCAAACCTCCGGCCTCGACGCCGCTCGCCGAAAGATCGAGGGTCTCAGCGAGGCGGATCTGGAGCGGCAGCAGTGGTTCATCGAGATGTCCCTGTCGACGGTGACCGAGGGAGTCGAAGAGATCGCCCGGGCGGCCCCGTCTGAGGTAGGCGACGATGCGGGGCTCCCCGACGGTCCGCCGGCGCAGGAGGAGCTGATGGCCACGGTAGAGCAGCTGGCGGAGCGCATCCGGCGCCTCGCGCTCCGTTCCCAGGACACCCTTGGCTCGAACGGTGGCGACGGTGCCACCTGGTTGGGCGTCCGCACCGGCGCTGACAACAGCCTCTTTCTGGCAGAGCTCTCCGCCGACCTCCAGCACGGCCTGGCGGGAATCGCTCTTTTCCTGGCTCAGCTGGGGAGCCTTCGCGACGACGCCGAGCTCCACGACCTGGCCCGGCGGGCCTGGAGGAGCGCTCGGGAGCAGATCCAAGAAGGCGTCGAGAGCGCCGACGGTACCGCAGAGCCTCCGAGGGAACCCATGCCAGACCCCATGCCGCGCATCGGCGGCTTCCTGGGCTGGGGCTCGCTGATCTACACGGCGGTGCGGCTGGCAAGCCTGTGGCCGGAGGATGAGGATCCGCTCCTGGAATTCGCCGAGGGCCTGGTACCGGAGATCCTCCGGCGCCTGCTGCGGGATCGGGATCGGGACCTGCTGGGGGGCGCCGCCGGCGCCGTGGTGGCGCTGCTGCGGCTCTACGAGCGGCAACTCCAACGCCAGCAGCCCACGGCTACCCTCGAAGCCGCCATCGCCTGCGCCGAAAAGCTCCTGGCGGACGCCCAGCCCCAACATCCGTCGAGCGGCGGCGTCGGCTGGCCCGGAGTCGCCGGCGACCAGCCCATCACCGGTTTCTCCCACGGCACTGCGGGCATCGCCTGGGCACTCCTGCAGCTCGCCCGGGTTCTGCGCCAGGAGCCTGGAGAACACGAGGCCCTGATTGCCCGACTGGAAGAGACTGCAGCCCAGGCCCTGGCCTTCGAACGCCGAGCCTTTCGGGCCGGCGAGGACGGAACCGGCTCCGCAACCGGCCGGTGGCTCGACCTGCGCTTCTACGACCTCGACGGCAACGTGCGCCCAGGGCAGGACCCACCGCCCCTCTTCCCCGCGTGGTGCCACGGCGGCGCCGGCATCGGGCTGTCGCGTCTCGCTTTCCTAGCAGCCTCAGAGCAGGACGGTTCAGCCTTCGCCAGCCCGGAGGAACAAGGGCGACTGGTCGAGGAAATCGAGGAGGCAGCGGCGGCTATCGCAGCCACCGGCTTCGGCCAGAACCAGGGGCTGTGCCACGGCGATCTGGGCAATCTGGAGATCCTCCGTCGGCTGGCTACCGCCCTCGAAGATGACGAGCTCCTGCAACGGCACGACCGGCTGGCAGCAGCGATCCTCCGCCAGGGCACGACCCACGGCTGGCGCTGCGGCACCGCCCTAGGAGTCGAGACCCCGTCGCTGATGAACGGCCTCGCCGGCATCGGCTACGGCCTGCTCCGCCTCGCCTACCCGCAGCGGGTGCCGTCGGTGCTGACGCTGGAGGTTTGA